In Papaver somniferum cultivar HN1 chromosome 1, ASM357369v1, whole genome shotgun sequence, a genomic segment contains:
- the LOC113275234 gene encoding uncharacterized protein LOC113275234, whose product MVESADQTPSQSPINHETQINTETQTNSSGNIRILDPYVIHPSDNPATVLSSPLLQGDNYGSWVRGITKSLNDKGKLGFVDGSLPPPKDELQYQCWKRCDDLVGSWLLNSCQPDIRASCLYAPSSHAIWKDLQVRFCISSAPILFRLKSAIAAIR is encoded by the coding sequence ATGGTGGAATCTGCTGATCAAACACCTTCTCAAAGTCCTATCAATCATGAAACTCAAATCAATACTGAAACCCAAACCAATTCTTCAGGGAACATTCGAATCCTAGACCCTTACGTGATACACCCAAGTGATAATCCTGCTACAGTTTTATCTTCTCCTCTTTTGCAAGGTGATAATTACGGTTCCTGGGTTAGGGGAATAACCAAATCTCTTAATGATAAGGGTAAGCTTGGCTTCGTGGATGGTTCGTTGCCTCCACCTAAGGATGAACTGCAGTATCAATGTTGGAAAAGGTGCGACGATCTCGTTGGAAGTTGGTTACTGAATTCCTGTCAACCTGATATTCGAGCAAGTTGTCTTTATGCTCCGTCATCTCATGCAATCTGGAAGGATCTCCAGGTGAGGTTCTGTATATCTAGTGCACCTATTCTTTTTCGTCTTAAGTCTGCTATAGCTGCTATTAGATAA